The nucleotide window CCGCAGCCGCGCCCGCTGCGCCACGTCCGGCTGCGGCACGCTCCGGTTTTTCACCGCTGACCATGCTGCTTGGTGCCGGCGACAGCCTGCTCGAGATGCTGCGCAACCGTCCGCAGCGGCTGCTGTTGTGGATCCTCGGCCTGTACGGAACGCTGTGGTTCGTCAGCGCGATCAGCTTCCCGGGGCTGCCGGCGGTCGGCTACGAAATGGCGCTGTTCGGCAACGAGTTGCAGGGCGGCTACTGGAAATACCCGCCGCTGGCGCCGTGGCTGACCGAATTGGCCTCGCTCGCCACCGGCCGATGGAACGGCGCACAGCTCCTGCTCGCGCTCGGCTCGGCGCTGATGACGCTGGCGCTGTTGTGGCGGCTCGGCGCTGCGGTCTTCGGCGACAGCGGCGCCACGCTCGCGGTGGCGCTGACGATCCTGATCGGCTGTTTCGGGCCGCAGGTCACCGCCTTCGATCCCGCGATCGCAAGCCTTCCGTTCGCGGTCGCGGTGGTCTTGCTGTATCGCAAGGCGGTGTTCGAGGACGCCCGCTCGAGCTGGATCGGACTCGGCGTCGCCGCCGCGTTGATGATCGCCGCCAACCATGCAGGCGCGGCGTTGATCCTGGTCCTGATCGGACATTTGCTGCTGACCGCCGATGGCCGCCGCCGACTGTTGTCGGCCGGGCCGGGAATCGCGGCAGTCGCCTGCTTCATCGTGCTGCTGCCGCATCTGATTTGGCTGGCGCAGCCCAACGGCTCTCCGCCCGTCGCAGCTCCCGACGGTCCGCTGTGGCCTCGGCTCGGGGCCGCCTTCGCCTTCGTGTTCAGTCAGGTCGGCCTCAATCTCGGGCTGGTCGCTGTGGCGGCTCTGGCGTTGCTCCCGCGGATGCCGCTGCAAGGCGAACCCGCGACTGTCGACATCACCCCGCCGAGCCGTTTCGATCGATCGCTGCTGCTGTCGGTCGCGACCCTGCCGTCGCTGCTGGTCGCCATCGGCAGCGTGTTCGACTGGTTCAGCATCGGCGCCTATACCGGCAGTGCTCTGGTGGCATTTTCCGGCGTGGCGCTGGTCGCGCTGCTGCCGGCGCGGGCCACGATCGGGGCGCCGCGGCTGGCGGTGGCGGCTTGGCTTCTGGTGCTGTTCGGGGTGCCGATCGGCTACGCGACCTCGACGTATTCGCGCGCCTACGGCAGCGGCCCGGTGCCGACCGAGCTGTACCCGGCCCAGGCCCTGTCCAACGCGATGCAGTCGGTCTGGAAGAGCCGGACGACGCGGCCCCTCGATATCGTTACCGGAAGCACCAGCGAGGCCGGTTTCGTGGCTGCCTATGCGTCCCCGCGGCCATCGGTGTTCATCGACGCCGATCCAGCCAAGAGCCCGTGGATCACGCCGCAACGGCTGAAGCAGTCCGGAACGCTGGTGGTCTGGAGCACCGACGAGTTCGCCCGAACCGACGTGCTGCCGCCGCCGTATCGGGCGGCGCTTGCGAACACCTCGCCGTTGTTCGGCACGATGCTGCTGCCGCTGGGCGGTGGAAAGCTGAAGGCCTATGGCTGGGCGATGATTGCGCCGGAGGGCGTCGCACTGACGCCTCCGCCCGCGGCCACGCCGCCTGCGCAGGTCGCGCCACCACTGCCGCCTGCCCCCGCTCCCGCCGCTCCGCCTTCGCCGCCCGCTGCTGCGCCGGAAACTGCACCTCCGACACCGGCTTCGCCCGGTCCGTCTCCTGAGTCACGCCCGGCCCCGGCCGATGAACCGGCGGCCCCGACGAATCCAGCCGCCGTTCCGGCGGACGAGCAGCCGTCGCCCGCAGGCCCCGCACCGGCCCGGTCGCCCGCGCAATAATCGGCAAACGGCTGCACCTGACGGCACAGCTCCACAAACGACGAGGCCGGCGATCGCTCGCCGGCCTCGCTGTTTCTGATCGTCTGGCTTCCGGTCAGGCCTTCTCGACCTGATCCTTGATCTTGGCCTTGCGCGACGAGCCGCGCTTCTTGGCGCCGCCCGGTAGATTCTCGGGCTTCGGCGTGACCGGGCCGTCGAGGAATTCGAAGCCGATCTTCTCCAGCTCGACCCCGGCGACGCCTTCGTCCTTGACCAGCACAACCCTGACGTGGCCGCCGCCCTTGAGCCTGCCGAACAGCACCTCGTCGGCCAGCGGCTTCTTGATGTGCTCCTGGATCACCCGGGACATCGGCCGGGCGCCCATCTGCTCGTCGTAGCCGTGCTGCACCAGCCAGGCCTTGGCCGGCTCGGACAGCTCGATGGTGACGTCGCGGTCGGCGAGCTGCGCCTCGAGTTGCAGCACGAACTTCTCCACCACCATGCCGATGACGTCGGCATTGAGGTGCGCGAACGACACGATGGCGTCGAGACGGTTGCGGAATTCCGGCGCGAACTGCCGGTTGATCGCCTCGTGATCGTCGCCTTCACGCTTGCTGCGGGTGAAGCCGAACGCCTGGCGCGCCAGATCCGCCGCGCCCGCGTTGGTGGTCATGATCAGGATCACGTTGCGGAAGTTGACCTGCTTGCCGTTGTGGTCGGTGAGCCGGCCGTGATCCATGATCTGCAGCAGCACGTTGTACAGATCGGGGTGCGCCTTCTCGATCTCATCGAGCAGCACCACGCAGTGCGGATGCTGATCGACGCCGTCGGTCAAGAGGCCGCCCTGGTCGAAGCCGACATAGCCGGGAGGTGCGCCGATCAGACGCGACACGGTGTGGCGCTCCATGTACTCCGACATGTCGAAGCGCAGCAGTTCGACGCCGAGCGACGACGCGAGCTGCTTGGCCACCTCGGTCTTGCCGACGCCGGTCGGACCGGAGAACAGATAGCAGCCGATCGGCTTCTCCGGTTCGCGCAGGCCGGCGCGCGCCAGCTTGATCGACGCCGACAACGCCTCGATCGCCTTGTCCTGGCCGAACACCACGCGCTTCAGGGTCTGCTCGAGATGCTTCAGCACCTCGGCGTCGTCCTTCGACACGCTCTTCGGCGGGATCCGCGCCATGGTCGCAACCGTGGCTTCGATCTCCTTGATTCCGATCGTCTTCTTGCGCTTGTTCTCGGACAGCAGCATCTGCGCCGCGCCCGACTCGTCGATGACGTCGATCGCCTTGTCCGGCAGCTTCCGGTCATGGATGTAGCGCGACGACAGTTGGACCGCGGATTCGATTGCCTCGTTGGTGTACTTGAGCTTGTGATAGTCCTCGAAGTACGGCTTCAGCCCCTTCAGGATCGCGATCGCGTCTTCGACGGTCGGCTCGTTGACGTCGATCTTCTGGAAGCGCCGCACCAGAGCGCGGTCCTTCTCGAAGTGCTGTCGGTATTCCTTATAGGTGGTCGAGCCCATGCAGCGGATGGTGCCCGAAGCCAAGGCAGGCTTGAGCAAATTCGAGGCATCCATCGCGCCGCCGGACGTGGCGCCGGCGCCGATCACGGTGTGGATCTCGTCGATGAACAGGATCGCGTTGGGGTGGGCTTCGAGCTCCTTCAAGACCTGCTTGAGACGCTCCTCGAAGTCGCCGCGATAGCGGGTGCCGGCGAGCAGCGTGCCCATGTCGAGCGAGAACACCGTGGCGGCGGACAAAACCTCCGGCACTTCGCCATCGACGATTCGCTTGGCGAGCCCTTCGGCGATCGCGGTCTTGCCGACGCCGGCTTCGCCGACGAACAGCGGGTTGTTCTTCTGCCGGCGGCACAGCACCTGGATCGCACGGCTGATCTCGGCATTGCGTCCGATCACCGGGTCAATCTTGCCGTCGCGGGCCTTCTTATTGAGATTGACGCAATAGGTCTCGAGCGCGTCGCCCTTCTTCTTGCCGTCGTCGCCCGCCTTGGTCTCGGTGTCTTCATCGACGCCGCGCACCGGCCGCGCTTCCGACACGCCGGGCCGCTTGGCGATGCCGTGACTGATGTAGTTGACGGCGTCGTAGCGCGTCATGTCCTGCTCCTGCAGGAAGTACGCAGCGTGGCTCTCGCGCTCGGCGAAGATCGCAACCAGCACGTTGGCGCCGGTCACTTCTTCACGCCCTGAGGATTGTACGTGGATCACCGCCCGCTGGATCACACGCTGGAAGCCCGCCGTCGGCTTGGCGTCTTCAGAGCCGTCGGTGACCAGATTCTCGAATTCGGTTTCGAGATAGTTCACCAGGCTGGCGCGCAGCTTGTCGAGATCGACGCTGCAGGCGCGCATCACCGCGGCCGCGTCGGAATCGTCGACCAGAGACAGCAGCAGATGTTCGAGGGTTGCGTACTGGTGATGACGCTCGTTGGCGATGGCGAGCGCGCGGTGGAGGGATTGCTCAAGGCTTTGCGAAAATGTCGGCATTGCGTCCTCTGTGTCCCCCGCTGATCATGATCGCCGCTGCACCGTGACGCAACAACAACCTTTCCAGATATAGTGTCCAAACCTGATCGCGAAAGACTGGTTCCGTATCAGTCCGTCCACCAAGCAAGTCCGGGAAAACCCGCCGGCTTGAGTCAATGCAAAACCCGTTCCGAACGACCGCACCCGGGCGGCTATTTCTTCTCCATCACGCATTGCAGGGGATGCTGGTGCTTGCGCGCGAAGTCCATCACCTGCGTCACTTTGGTCTCGGCGATCTCGTAAGTGAAGACGCCGCACTCACCGATGCCGTGATGGTGGACATGCAGCATCACCTGGGTGGCCGCCTCGACGTCCATCTGGAAGAACTTCTCCAGGACGTGGACGACGAACTCCATCGGCGTGTAATCGTCGTTCAGGATCAGCACCCGATAGAGGCTGGGCCGCTTGGTGCGCGGCTTGGTCTTGGTGATGACCGAGGTCGACGGCGTGTTCGGGCCGGAGCGGCCTCCCTCGCCCGCCATCGCCATCGGCCGGGTCGTCGGGTCGCCGGCCGTGCCGGCAGCGAGGTGGCTCAGAGAAGATTGCAGCATGGCTTTCGGTATTTAGATCCCAGGGAACTTCCGAGACGCCGGAACCGCAACGTGCGTTCAACGCGCAAAGCGCCGACGACGCCCGGCGCAGCGGCTCCCGGCACGACGCAGCGGCGGAATACGGTAAATATGGGTCGAGTGCGGATTTGCTGCAAGCGCGGAAATGCCGGAGGCGATCCCCGGCGGGAATTGTCCTCAACGCACCGGTCGGCGCAGCGGCCCGGTTAACCAATGGTTGCCCGATGGCGGCGAATCCGCGCCACCTCGTTCGGACACCGTCAAGCACGCTGACCCGCTCCGCGGTATTTGTTCAGCAGTTTAGCGAGTTTATGAGAATCATTTTACGGAGCGTTTATCCATCGCGCCCGATCCTCCGGCCGAAAGCCA belongs to Rhodopseudomonas palustris and includes:
- a CDS encoding ArnT family glycosyltransferase, coding for MLLGAGDSLLEMLRNRPQRLLLWILGLYGTLWFVSAISFPGLPAVGYEMALFGNELQGGYWKYPPLAPWLTELASLATGRWNGAQLLLALGSALMTLALLWRLGAAVFGDSGATLAVALTILIGCFGPQVTAFDPAIASLPFAVAVVLLYRKAVFEDARSSWIGLGVAAALMIAANHAGAALILVLIGHLLLTADGRRRLLSAGPGIAAVACFIVLLPHLIWLAQPNGSPPVAAPDGPLWPRLGAAFAFVFSQVGLNLGLVAVAALALLPRMPLQGEPATVDITPPSRFDRSLLLSVATLPSLLVAIGSVFDWFSIGAYTGSALVAFSGVALVALLPARATIGAPRLAVAAWLLVLFGVPIGYATSTYSRAYGSGPVPTELYPAQALSNAMQSVWKSRTTRPLDIVTGSTSEAGFVAAYASPRPSVFIDADPAKSPWITPQRLKQSGTLVVWSTDEFARTDVLPPPYRAALANTSPLFGTMLLPLGGGKLKAYGWAMIAPEGVALTPPPAATPPAQVAPPLPPAPAPAAPPSPPAAAPETAPPTPASPGPSPESRPAPADEPAAPTNPAAVPADEQPSPAGPAPARSPAQ
- the clpA gene encoding ATP-dependent Clp protease ATP-binding subunit ClpA, with translation MPTFSQSLEQSLHRALAIANERHHQYATLEHLLLSLVDDSDAAAVMRACSVDLDKLRASLVNYLETEFENLVTDGSEDAKPTAGFQRVIQRAVIHVQSSGREEVTGANVLVAIFAERESHAAYFLQEQDMTRYDAVNYISHGIAKRPGVSEARPVRGVDEDTETKAGDDGKKKGDALETYCVNLNKKARDGKIDPVIGRNAEISRAIQVLCRRQKNNPLFVGEAGVGKTAIAEGLAKRIVDGEVPEVLSAATVFSLDMGTLLAGTRYRGDFEERLKQVLKELEAHPNAILFIDEIHTVIGAGATSGGAMDASNLLKPALASGTIRCMGSTTYKEYRQHFEKDRALVRRFQKIDVNEPTVEDAIAILKGLKPYFEDYHKLKYTNEAIESAVQLSSRYIHDRKLPDKAIDVIDESGAAQMLLSENKRKKTIGIKEIEATVATMARIPPKSVSKDDAEVLKHLEQTLKRVVFGQDKAIEALSASIKLARAGLREPEKPIGCYLFSGPTGVGKTEVAKQLASSLGVELLRFDMSEYMERHTVSRLIGAPPGYVGFDQGGLLTDGVDQHPHCVVLLDEIEKAHPDLYNVLLQIMDHGRLTDHNGKQVNFRNVILIMTTNAGAADLARQAFGFTRSKREGDDHEAINRQFAPEFRNRLDAIVSFAHLNADVIGMVVEKFVLQLEAQLADRDVTIELSEPAKAWLVQHGYDEQMGARPMSRVIQEHIKKPLADEVLFGRLKGGGHVRVVLVKDEGVAGVELEKIGFEFLDGPVTPKPENLPGGAKKRGSSRKAKIKDQVEKA
- the clpS gene encoding ATP-dependent Clp protease adapter ClpS, giving the protein MAGEGGRSGPNTPSTSVITKTKPRTKRPSLYRVLILNDDYTPMEFVVHVLEKFFQMDVEAATQVMLHVHHHGIGECGVFTYEIAETKVTQVMDFARKHQHPLQCVMEKK